One Primulina huaijiensis isolate GDHJ02 chromosome 8, ASM1229523v2, whole genome shotgun sequence genomic region harbors:
- the LOC140983022 gene encoding probable protein phosphatase 2C 55 isoform X2, translated as MPSNYFLNLRGAIEHEVRRTISRNHRRVQEHENALIGQGKLLFGSSGFHYVSSRKFTDPRLLVNPGIVAAARASSHITRRRKNLSFVGAVFRAISIPSVSGPSFQVCGYHFESLFSEATPVLSINLQKALMAACVSGSSLTNCSSLTTRPADPVVVAHRFFSSYSRRSFHSRSKVSMISRNKEQPNNLMFYGYFIHNVSKRNGSGIPFPGFDFEGIHISSSACSFAGTAHDVSFDNSTREEQQLSSSDSSELNIPTDSRLKLNSASCYLPHPDKEETGGEDAHFICTDEQAIGVADGVGGWADLGVNAGYYARELMSNSVNAIQDETRGSIDLTRVLEKAYTSTKAKGSSTACIIALTDQGLHAINLGDSGFLVVRDGCTVFKSPVQQHDFNFTYQLESGNGGDLPSSGQVFTIPIAPGDVIIAGTDGLFDNLYNSDITAVVVHAVRAGLGPQVAAQKIAALARQRAEDKNRQTPFSTAAQDAGFRYYGGKLDDITVIVSYITSDHSPFSQKL; from the exons ATGCCATCTAACTATTTTTTAAACCTTCGTGGTGCTATCGAGCATGAAGTCCGGAGAACAATCTCCAGGAATCATAGGCGAGTACAAGAACATGAAAATGCTTTGATTGGCCAAGGGAAGTTGCTTTTTGGTAGCTCAGGGTTTCATTACGTGTCCTCAAGGAAATTCACTGACCCGCGGCTACTTGTAAATCCTGGCATTGTTGCCGCTGCTCGAGCGAGTTCTCATATTACCCGTCGAAGAAAGAATCTTTCATTTGTTGGAGCAGTTTTTCGTGCAATTTCTATACCATCTGTGTCAGGTCCTTCATTTCAAGTTTGTGGATACCACTTTGAGAGTCTGTTTTCAGAGGCTACTCCAGTCTTAAGCATAAATTTGCAAAAGGCACTTATGGCTGCTTGTGTATCTGGATCATCTCTTACCAATTGTTCAAGTTTGACTACTAGGCCTGCTGATCCTGTTGTGGTAGCACACCGTTTTTTCAGTTCTTACAGCAGAAGAAGCTTTCACAGCCGTAGCAAAGTTAGCATGATTTCGAGAAATAAAGAACAGCCAAATAACTTGATGTTCTATGGGTATTTTATACACAATGTTTCGAAGAGAAATGGCAGTGGCATTCCATTCCCAGGGTTTGACTTTGAGGGTATCCATATATCATCATCTGCTTGTTCCTTTGCTGGGACTGCTCATGATGTTTCTTTCGATAACTCTACGAGGGAGGAACAGCAATTGAGTTCTTCTGATTCATCGGAGCT GAACATTCCAACTGACAGTAGGCTGAAACTAAATTCAGCATCTTGTTACCTGCCCCACCCTGACAAAGAAGAAACCGGTGGAGAAGATGCTCATTTCATTTGTACTGATGAACAAGCAATTGGTGTTGCTGATGGTGTTGGTGGATGGGCTGATCTTGGTGTTAATGCAGGGTATTATGCTCGTGAGCTCATGTCTAATTCAGTTAATGCAATTCAAGACGAAACTCGGGGTTCTATTGACCTGACTAGAGTCCTAGAGAAAGCCTACACTAGCACAAAAGCTAAAGGGTCATCAACTGCCTGTATAATTGCTCTCACAGACCAG GGTCTCCATGCCATTAATTTAGGGGATAGTGGGTTTTTGGTGGTTAGAGATGGATGTACGGTTTTTAAATCCCCTGTTCAGCAACATGATTTCAATTTTACATATCAATTGGAAAGTGGTAATGGTGGAGATTTGCCTAGTTCTGGACAG GTATTTACCATCCCCATTGCTCCAGGAGATGTTATAATCGCTGGGACTGATGGCCTTTTTGACAATTTGTACAACAGTGACATTACTGCTGTTGTGGTTCATGCTGTGAGAGCTGGTTTAGGACCTCAAGTGGCAGCACAGAAAATAGCAGCTTTGGCACGACAAAGGGCAGAGGACAAAAACCGGCAGACGCCTTTCTCCACAGCTGCCCAAGACGCTGGATTCCGTTATTATGGTGGGAAGCTCGATGACATCACTGTAATTGTTTCTTATATCACCAGTGATCACAGT
- the LOC140983022 gene encoding probable protein phosphatase 2C 55 isoform X1: MPSNYFLNLRGAIEHEVRRTISRNHRRVQEHENALIGQGKLLFGSSGFHYVSSRKFTDPRLLVNPGIVAAARASSHITRRRKNLSFVGAVFRAISIPSVSGPSFQVCGYHFESLFSEATPVLSINLQKALMAACVSGSSLTNCSSLTTRPADPVVVAHRFFSSYSRRSFHSRSKVSMISRNKEQPNNLMFYGYFIHNVSKRNGSGIPFPGFDFEGIHISSSACSFAGTAHDVSFDNSTREEQQLSSSDSSELNIPTDSRLKLNSASCYLPHPDKEETGGEDAHFICTDEQAIGVADGVGGWADLGVNAGYYARELMSNSVNAIQDETRGSIDLTRVLEKAYTSTKAKGSSTACIIALTDQGLHAINLGDSGFLVVRDGCTVFKSPVQQHDFNFTYQLESGNGGDLPSSGQVFTIPIAPGDVIIAGTDGLFDNLYNSDITAVVVHAVRAGLGPQVAAQKIAALARQRAEDKNRQTPFSTAAQDAGFRYYGGKLDDITVIVSYITSDHSGSLSAKSSK; the protein is encoded by the exons ATGCCATCTAACTATTTTTTAAACCTTCGTGGTGCTATCGAGCATGAAGTCCGGAGAACAATCTCCAGGAATCATAGGCGAGTACAAGAACATGAAAATGCTTTGATTGGCCAAGGGAAGTTGCTTTTTGGTAGCTCAGGGTTTCATTACGTGTCCTCAAGGAAATTCACTGACCCGCGGCTACTTGTAAATCCTGGCATTGTTGCCGCTGCTCGAGCGAGTTCTCATATTACCCGTCGAAGAAAGAATCTTTCATTTGTTGGAGCAGTTTTTCGTGCAATTTCTATACCATCTGTGTCAGGTCCTTCATTTCAAGTTTGTGGATACCACTTTGAGAGTCTGTTTTCAGAGGCTACTCCAGTCTTAAGCATAAATTTGCAAAAGGCACTTATGGCTGCTTGTGTATCTGGATCATCTCTTACCAATTGTTCAAGTTTGACTACTAGGCCTGCTGATCCTGTTGTGGTAGCACACCGTTTTTTCAGTTCTTACAGCAGAAGAAGCTTTCACAGCCGTAGCAAAGTTAGCATGATTTCGAGAAATAAAGAACAGCCAAATAACTTGATGTTCTATGGGTATTTTATACACAATGTTTCGAAGAGAAATGGCAGTGGCATTCCATTCCCAGGGTTTGACTTTGAGGGTATCCATATATCATCATCTGCTTGTTCCTTTGCTGGGACTGCTCATGATGTTTCTTTCGATAACTCTACGAGGGAGGAACAGCAATTGAGTTCTTCTGATTCATCGGAGCT GAACATTCCAACTGACAGTAGGCTGAAACTAAATTCAGCATCTTGTTACCTGCCCCACCCTGACAAAGAAGAAACCGGTGGAGAAGATGCTCATTTCATTTGTACTGATGAACAAGCAATTGGTGTTGCTGATGGTGTTGGTGGATGGGCTGATCTTGGTGTTAATGCAGGGTATTATGCTCGTGAGCTCATGTCTAATTCAGTTAATGCAATTCAAGACGAAACTCGGGGTTCTATTGACCTGACTAGAGTCCTAGAGAAAGCCTACACTAGCACAAAAGCTAAAGGGTCATCAACTGCCTGTATAATTGCTCTCACAGACCAG GGTCTCCATGCCATTAATTTAGGGGATAGTGGGTTTTTGGTGGTTAGAGATGGATGTACGGTTTTTAAATCCCCTGTTCAGCAACATGATTTCAATTTTACATATCAATTGGAAAGTGGTAATGGTGGAGATTTGCCTAGTTCTGGACAG GTATTTACCATCCCCATTGCTCCAGGAGATGTTATAATCGCTGGGACTGATGGCCTTTTTGACAATTTGTACAACAGTGACATTACTGCTGTTGTGGTTCATGCTGTGAGAGCTGGTTTAGGACCTCAAGTGGCAGCACAGAAAATAGCAGCTTTGGCACGACAAAGGGCAGAGGACAAAAACCGGCAGACGCCTTTCTCCACAGCTGCCCAAGACGCTGGATTCCGTTATTATGGTGGGAAGCTCGATGACATCACTGTAATTGTTTCTTATATCACCAGTGATCACAGT